A part of Aegilops tauschii subsp. strangulata cultivar AL8/78 chromosome 2, Aet v6.0, whole genome shotgun sequence genomic DNA contains:
- the LOC109758340 gene encoding BTB/POZ and MATH domain-containing protein 2-like has protein sequence MGSIICARRAAKTVQGSHVFEISGYSLQRERLAVSSRSAVFTVGGYDWQIHFFPGGVIDCCKDYVAAYVFLESKNKDISVRASFQLSLVDVTGSAPPRTLTTGATELNTTDKTCVGLHKFMKRSELEGSPYLRDDRLTIECVAEIALVNDVKSIAKVPPSDIAEHLGKLLREKDGTDVVLEVEGEAFPAHKIVLAMRSPVFKAELYGEMRAKDMSCITIGDMQPAVFELPAMDDLGQDDYKETIRHLLVAADRYAMERLKIICESILCENTDVKTAVITWALAGQHQCGRLNDACVRFIGSLSTTELDDVIASQGYAELKATCPLAVVELWEMTRRIGRSKSSFQVGGSIA, from the exons ATGGGAAGCATCATATGCGCGCGCCGTGCCGCGAAGACGGTGCAGGGCTCTCATGTGTTCGAGATCTCAGGCTACAGCCTGCAACGGGAGCGCCTCGCGGTGTCCAGCAGATCGGCCGTGTTCACCGTCGGAGGCTACGACTGGCAAATTCACTTCTTCCCCGGTGGAGTCATCGATTGCTGCAAAGACTACGTGGCGGCGTACGTCTTCTTAGAGAGCAAGAACAAGGACATCAGCGTGAGGGCATCCTTCCAGCTCAGCCTGGTGGACGTCACCGGGTCTGCGCCGCCGCGTACCTTGACAACGGGGGCAACAGAGCTGAATACCACCGATAAAACATGCGTCGGCCTTCACAAGTTCATGAAAAGAAGTGAGCTGGAAGGGTCGCCTTACCTTCGCGATGATCGCCTCACCATCGAGTGCGTCGCGGAGATCGCCCTCGTCAACGATGTGAAGTCGATTGCTAAGGTGCCGCCTTCCGACATCGCGGAGCATCTTGGAAAGTTGTTGCGGGAGAAAGATGGCACCGACGTGGTTCTCGAGGTTGAAGGAGAGGCTTTTCCTGCCCACAAGATCGTGCTCGCAATGCGGTCGCCCGTCTTCAAagcggagctgtatggtgagatGAGAGCAAAGGACATGAGTTGTATTACCATCGGTGACATGCAGCCCGCTGTGTTTGAG CTGCCCGCCATGGATGATCTTGGCCAAGATGACTACAAAGAGACTATCAGGCATTTGCTTGTCGCTGCGGATCGGTATGCCATGGAAAGGCTGAAGATTATATGTGAGAGCATCCTTTGTGAGAACACTGATGTGAAGACCGCGGTAATTACATGGGCTTTGGCTGGTCAGCATCAATGTGGTAGGTTGAATGATGCGTGTGTTCGGTTTATTGGGTCTTTGAGTACAACAGAGCTGGATGATGTGATCGCAAGTCAGGGATACGCTGAGCTCAAAGCAACGTGTCCTTTGGCTGTAGTGGAACTATGGGAGATGACACGTAGGATCGGCAGATCAAAGTCTTCATTTCAAGTCGGCGGTTCGATTGCATAA